One Myripristis murdjan chromosome 18, fMyrMur1.1, whole genome shotgun sequence DNA window includes the following coding sequences:
- the prkd4 gene encoding protein kinase D4 has translation MVFLVRETEPCSLLGETTHAPNCSVVGVGEKILLFTHRPATEQLLHRLTDHDELQDGDLVEVIVSGLATVNEMKIRPHSLVVQSYRTPTFCHHCGEMLWGLVRQGLKCEGCGLDFHKRCALQLPNNCSWTRRQVGPSLSLLPPRRPTMCSLSTQAGGSLEEISMSKPRSRPPSWAEPPVWLGVGFGDEIKAHVPHTFHIHSYTKPTVCQHCHRLLKGLFRQGLQCSDCRFNCHRRCEPLVPRDCPGEKRGINGEESTAVHVYRRDSEDGESEVSSTTTLESLDDDMSADSDSLMEIKDVVPQQPPISPCFSTYIPLMRVVQSVHHAKRRASGVLREGWLLHHTNTDTMRKRHYWVLDWKSITLYQNESSTKYYKDIPLSEVLEVRGPAQLSVPLLLGDMAHSFEVVTASAVYCVVAGKAGPAWEGAIRQALMPVEGHTLGKENQDKGQLGGDRVDISSVYQIFTDEVLGSGQFGVVYGGTHRQSGRPVAIKVIDKTRFPTKQERQLRNEVAILQSLSHPGVVLLEGMFETVEHVFVVMEKLHGDMLEMILSSEKGRLPERNTRFLVIQILEALRYLHLKHIAHCDLKPENVLLASADPFPQVKLCDFGFARIIGEKSFRRSVVGTPAYLAPEVISSCGYNRSLDMWSVGVIMYVSLSGTFPFNEDEDIGQQITNAAFMYPRQPWSTISLEAVSLISNLLQVSVRRRFSVGKALGHRWLQDFQLWCDLREFEQRMSWRYLTHQGDEERWRRYAQEKCLDFPSHLSWDPGNNPDM, from the exons ATGGTGTTTTTAGTCAGAGAAACAGAGCCGTGCTCCCTCCTGGGAGAAACCACGCAT gctccAAACTGCAGTGTGGTGGGCGTCGGGGAGAAGATCCTGCTGTTCACACACCGGCCGGCCACAGAGCAGCTGCTCCACCGCCTCACAGACCACGATGAGCTGCAGGACGGGGACCTGGTCGAGGTCATCGtctcag GACTGGCCACCGTGAACGAAATGAAGATCCGCCCACACTCCCTGGTGGTCCAATCATATCGGACTCCCACTTTCTGCCACCACTGTGGAGAAATGCTGTGGGGTCTTGTTCGCCAGGGATTAAAATGTGAAG GTTGCGGACTCGACTTCCATAAGCGCTGTGCTCTCCAGTTGCCCAACAACTGCAGCTGGACGCGACGCCAGGTTGGCCCCAGCCTCTCCCTGTTGCCTCCCCGCAGACCCACCATGTGCTCCCTCTCCACACAGGCAGGGGGCAGTCTAGAGGAG ATCAGCATGTCAAAGCCCAGGTCCAGGCCTCCGTCCTGGGCCGAGCCTCCGGTGTGGCTGGGTGTGGGTTTCGGAGATGAGATCAAGGCCCACGTCCCGCACACCTTCCACATCCACAGCTACACCAAACCTACAGTCTGCCAGCACTGCCACCGCCTGCTCAAAGGGCTCTTCAGACAGGGCCTGCAGTGCTCCG ACTGCAGGTTTAATTGTCATCGGCGCTGCGAGCCGTTAGTCCCCAGAGACTGtccaggagagaagagaggcatCAACGGGGAAG AATCCACGGCCGTTCACGTCTACAGACGAGACTCGGAGGACGGCGAGTCAGAGGTCAGCAGCACGACGACACTAGAAAGCCTGGACGATGACATGTCCGCTGACAGTGACTCACTGATGGAGATCAAGGACGTCGTCCCGCAGCAACCACCAATCAG tcCGTGTTTCAGCACTTACATCCCCCTGATGAGGGTGGTGCAGTCGGTGCATCACGCCAAGAGGAGAGCCAGCGGAGTCTTGAGGGAGGGGTGGCTGCTGCATCACACCAACACTGACACAATG AGGAAACGCCATTACTGGGTCTTGGACTGGAAGAGCATCACTCTGTACCAGAACGAGAGCAGCACCAAGTACTACAAG GACATCCCTCTGTCCGAGGTCCTGGAGGTCCGAGGCCCCGCCCAGCTCTCTGTGCCCTTGTTGCTGGGCGACATGGCCCATTCCTTCGAGGTGGTGACGGCCTCAGCGGTGTACTGTGTGGTGGCTGGCAAGGCTGGTCCGGCCTGGGAGGGTGCTATCCGCCAGGCTCTGATGCCCGTGGAGGGGCACACACTGGGCAAGGAGAACCAGG ATAAAGGTCAACTCGGCGGAGACAGAGTG GATATCAGCTCGGTGTATCAGATCTTTACAGATGAGGTGCTGGGGTCGGGACAGTTTGGAGTCGTCTATGGAG GCACTCACAGGCAGTCGGGTCGGCCTGTAGCCATCAAAGTCATCGACAAGACGCGCTTCCCCACCAAGCAGGAGCGACAGCTCAGGAACGAAGTGGCCATCCTGCAG AGCCTGTCCCACCCCGGAGTGGTTCTGTTGGAGGGCATGTTCGAGACCGTGGAGCACGTCTTCGTTGTCATGGAGAAGCTCCACGGTGACATGTTGGAAATGATCCTGTCCAGTGAGAAAGGCCGACTGCCCGAACGCAACACACGCTTCCTGGTCATTCAG ATCCTTGAGGCTCTGAGGTACCTGCACTTAAAACACATTGCTCACTGTGACCTTAAACCTGAGAATGTCCTTCTGGCTTCTGCAGACCCTTTCCCTCAG gtgAAGCTGTGTGACTTCGGCTTCGCCCGCATCATCGGTGAAAAGTCGTTCCGTCGGTCGGTGGTGGGCACGCCCGCCTACCTGGCCCCCGAGGTCATCAGCAGCTGCGGCTACAACCGCTCGCTGGACATGTGGTCAGTGGGCGTCATCATGTACGTCAGCCTGAGTGGCACCTTCCCCTTCAACGAGGACGAGGACATCGGGCAGCAGATCACCAACGCTGCCTTCATGTACCCACGGCAACCCTGGTCCACCATCTCACTGGAGG CGGTGAGTCTGATCAGTAACCTGCTGCAGGTGTCGGTGAGACGCAGGTTCAGCGTGGGCAAAGCTCTGGGCCACCGCTGGCTGCAG GACTTCCAGCTGTGGTGTGACCTGAGGGAGTTTGAGCAGAGGATGAGCTGGAGGTACCTGACGCACCAGGGCGACGAGGAGCGCTGGAGACGCTACGCTCAGGAGAAATGCCTGGACTTCCCCTCTCACCTGTCCTGGGACCCCGGAAACAACCCTGACATGTGA